Genomic segment of Sarcophilus harrisii chromosome 4, mSarHar1.11, whole genome shotgun sequence:
ATATTGAACTTGGAGTCCAGACCAATTTCTCTCTAATCAGTCCCATCTAATCCTCTAAATGAAAGACTTTGCATTCATCTGAGCTCATTCCATCTTATTAACGTGCAGGCCTGGACCCAGTCATTAAAAAGGTTGGGGCAAACTTGTTCTATTCAAGTGAAATTCCTATTAGGATCTAAGTCTAGAGCACAGAAAGTAACTTTCCTAATGACAATCACCTTAATTAACTTTGCTTATAATGCAGGAACAGTCCTCTGTGATGTGACTGCCTAATCATCTTTGAGTCCTGTAACTACCATTTAGTGAGTCTTCAGTAGCAAGAGACAATTGCTTTCTGATCAAAGCATTGATCAACTGTGATTTCAGTGGATGCATAATGAAAAATGCAGCCTACCTCCTGACTAGGAGGTAATGGACTCAATATGAAGAATGAGGCACACATTTTTTGATGtggccaatatgggaatttgctCGACTGCATTTACTTGTtataagaattttgtattttttttcccccaggtgGAGtatgagggagggaaaaatgcttgataactttaaaaattagttagttaaaaaaaatttaaagaacatggTAGAGTTGGCAGAGGAGAGTAGGAAGAGATCACTCACTGCATTATGAGTAGGAAATCAATAGTTTCAGTAGACAAGTTCTTCATggattttattaacattttgacaaaaataaaaagaagctacAGTGGTACATATGAGTGTGAGATGGAGACTATTTTAAATAgccaatggtaaaaaaaaaaactccattttGTGTTagttaaacaaaaagtttgactttACATCATTGTTCAAATTTCAAGAGGGGTCTTAGCATCACTTGAaaattctttgtatctcttctccAAAGAGTGCCTTAccttttataatatcatttgcaTGTGCCCagaatgcttttgtttttaaacaggGAAGCAAAAGAAAAGTTAGTAGAGATAATATAGTTTAGTGGAAGATGCTTATATTAAAAGTCAGAATAACTAGGGATTCTAATTTTATCCCAGCTAACATCTATCCTTAGACAAATAATTTGCCTCTCTTGACATTAAAGTTTCAggccttttttgtttatttgtcttGGTTTTGATGAagttaaaaaaggaatttggaagtgATGTTATCATGTAAGACAAGGTATGATTATTGTTTAATTTGCGTGAAGTAGGGATAAGGGGCAGAGTTAGAATCCATTTCCAACTCTAGTTCTGTACCCTAAGAAAAAGACACAActgttttattaataaatttgcaTCTGTCTGGTCATTTATACAAAACCaatcccttcccccccaaaaaacaaacaaaccaaaaaaaaaaaaaaacaaacaaacaactgaaTACATCCTCAATGAAGTTCTACATTGAgataatcttttctttatttggatCCACTGATTAACCAACATCCTTCCTGGTAAACTGGTCACTgacattttgggggaaaaaaaaccaaaccatgTGAATGTTTATATGGTCATTACTGTTTATTTTCTAGCATGtcaatatctatttttctaacattccttttctttttcactatGATGTATGAATGAATTCTTCTTGGCAGAGAGGCCTGATGTAATATCACTCAACTTGCTACTTTATGAGGACTTTAACACCTGCAAAGGCAGATTTCCTGTCGCATGTTGGTGAAGGATAtaagtctgaatttgaattgCTCTTGTTTATTTCTGTTCAGGTGAAATTTTAGCCATTTGTTGGAAATACCTCATCAGTTCAAATGTTTAGAGGTTTGGTGCAACCTAAAATGGTTTAAACAGTTTTATCTACCTCCAAAATACTGATTTGTGTTGctaagataaaatagattttgtttcTTGTACCATCCAGATATACCAGCTGAAGTTCTCACTATTCCTCTCTTAAGATATAAATGTCCCTAATACTTCACATGTTGTGTCTTCCATTAGTATGTAAACTCCTTGAtgattttgtggggttttttcctttttatttttcttagtcaGCTAAGTAGTAGAATGCATTGAGCACTGGAtctggattcaagaagacctaagatgagttttcctgaatcAAGGCCTGACAATCTATCATTGTATTACCTtatgtgcctgacacatagtaggtaccaaTAGGTAAACCTATAAAAAGACTgagtcccttctccttttcttcccctttgtaTCCTCTGCACTTAGGACTTAggacataataagtacttaatagatgtttattcaTTAGTTAGTAGTAAACAACATCTATGGGCAGCTACATGAAGCAGTGAATAGAATGGTGGGCTTGGTATCAGGAAAGctcatctttttgaattcaaacctgaactaaaacatttattaattgtttgaccctcagcaagtcacttaaccctgtttgcctcagtttctcatgtgtaaaattgagttggagaaggaattggTAAACCATTCCAGGACCTTTattaagaaaaccctaaatttgctcaacaaagaatcagaaatgactgaaacagTTGAAGAACAACTGAAAAAACACCATATCtatgtagtttaaaaaaacaacatagtgtgtcccaaaagtcttgagGCAATTGTAAAAACAAGTTCTTAAAGATGCATAAGGACTTTTGAGACATCctatattagctcatttgagctTTTACAACTACCTTGTGGGGAAATTATTACAGCTGTTGTTAgtctcatttacaaatgaggaaactgaggctcacagaagtTACATGACTTGTGCATACTCATGCAGCTTGAAGtttctgagtcaggatttgaatccagatgttTATGACTTCAACTCTGCTTCTAAGTTTGACAGCCTTAAAAATCCATCCTAGCACCAAGTCCCCAAATCCATGGAAAAGTCTCTTACTTATAGTTACCTTAGGTGGAAGGGTGTGTGTTGAATATGGGTGGGATTACAGtaaaacaaatattcttttttccagttTACAAATGGATAAACTGAGACAGAATGTCCTGAGGCACTGATATGTCAACTGGAAGCTCTGAATAGGATCTCTATTTCCAACATTAGTGCCCTAGTTAGTGGGTTCCTGATTTGCTTATTCAAATTAGTCCCTTTTCTCTTGCGCAGAAAAACCATTTTCAAGTCAAATTGTTAGCCAGAGAGCTATTGTAGGGGGATGGAAAATAGAGAGCGGTTACTATCCTTCCCTAATTGTCAGGAATAGCAGAGTTCAATGTCAACTCTCAGAAGCCTATGACCTAGTTGTTTAAATTTTGGCTTAGCACCGAGAGACACATCACTCTTGGACAAAGACAGACCTTAAGCCCAGAAATAGCCTGATTCTTATTTTTAACACTCTGTCTAGCCAGACAAAAGCTGATTCCTGGTTTTTCCCAAAGAACATTCCTCAAATGAAGggtttaaatggaaattttgaacTCCCAAGTAGTTTCTGTAAGGGAGATCCTCCGCTGCTCCCAGAAATGTTCTTAGTACCATACTTGGGACATCCCTCTGCTTCCATAGTTTTACCCCATTAAGGTTGACTTGGTCAAGAGCTACGCTTATGGATCCATGGTTATGGCTACAGATTCAAGTGAATTTCCAGTGAAGGCACAGAAGGATTAACATTTTCacagaaattttatttgaatCCACACTTCATTTCTCCCCAATTGGAAATGCTCCTTGGGGATTATGATGAACATTAGGGCAAAAAGGAGGCCTTCACTTTAGATTGAATTCCAAATAGCCCACTGTGCACCTTGACCCTACATAGAGGAGGGGTTGGCTATTGCTGCAAGCAAATCTCTATCCATTGCTCTAGGGACTTCTTTCTGGGGACTTGCACACACAGAGCattagaagaaaaaactgaaataataaagTAAAGGGGTAAATTATAAGAATAGAGCATTTTATAAAGGACAACCTGAAACCAGTTTGAGATTGTATACAAGAACAATTATGAACCCAAACTGCAACATCTAGGAGTCAAGTGCATTCCCCCAAACTCCTTATCTACAGGCACTGCTTGGAGTGTAGAAAATCAGCTGATGGGGCTCGGGGCTCCTATTCTGCTACTAGATTAGAGCAGAGAGTTTGTCACCATTCAAATAGGAGCACAGACAAATTGTAGCAGTCTGTAGGTTTAATATAGTGACAGGAATTGGGGAGAATGTCACAAATCCAGACACCATTCTATATGATGGTGAgtagaggggaggggaggaggtaggATGGAGGAGGGAATAAAGAATGGGGCTGGAATAGATGGAAAAATGTCTCAGATAAGGGGAAATGTGATCCCTTTGAAAGGAGGACCACTTATTATTGATGGAGATGGGGGTGATGCTGCCATATCCACGTTCCCATTTTTTGCCTCTCTTGGTTTTAGCCATTTGGCTTccagagagagcgagagagaacAGGAGCACCTTGGAGGCTGCTACTTCCTTAGTCCTCATCCCAGGTCATCGGAAAAGGATGACATCAAACTAATGCTCAGGCTCAGCATCCATACAAGACTCCCAGGGATTCTGGGGCATGCGGGGCAGGGATATAAGTAGGAGAGCAATGCCACAGATGAAAAGGAGGATGAAGGAGGTGCAGGCACAGGCGAAGGACCAGGAGTAGTAGTATTCTATCCAGACGGTCTCCTCGCTGTCTATCATCCGCTTCACTGACTGCCGCATGACTTCCACAGAGACGATGATACAGAGACCTGGAAGGACAAGTGAGATGTCATGCTGAGCTTCCAGTCTGTTCCTCATCCACCTGGGAGATTTTGAGCGGTcagggaccttggaggtcatcttccttttaaagatggggaaactgagtctcagagagggaAGATGAGTCACTCAGGATCATACCATTAAACCAATAGGGGGACTTAAACCTGCTTCTGATAACTAGCTAGCTACCTCATTGGGGAACCGATCGACTCACATGGATTTCATAATCAGCCAAAATTACTATATATGTTCGTCCTAACCTTGCCAACTTCTACATAACTGTTGAGGGtatcaccatcctcccagtcacccatTCTCACAACCTCAGTGCCTTATCTGCTTCCTTTCTTACAATAACTCTACTTATCTGATCTATTGTCAAGTCTTGCCATCTCTACCTTCACAATATCGCTTATACGTAtgcctttttcctccctcctagAGCTGCCCAGATCCTTATCACCTAAAGATTAAACTGTGACAATAGCCTTCTTAATGGGTCTCCATGCCTGGAGTCTCTCCTTTCCtgtactcagctgtcaaattgatcttcatGAAGTTCAAACCTGGCCATGTCACCCCCtattcaatcaactccagtggtttcctattgtCTCTAGAATCCAATATGGAgctctgtgtgtgtatggagagagagagagagagagagagagagagagagagagagagagagagagagagagaaagacagagagagaaagacagagagagagaaagacagagagacagagacagagagacagagacagagagacagacagacacagagagagagatagacacagagagagagacagacagagagagagaaagacagagagagagagaatagatagataaaatagaagagatacacacaaaagagagagagaatagaagagagagagagagagagagagacagaagagagaaaaagaagaaaagacaaaagtataATATAgcagagatatatatatatcaatatatatatatatattatcaatcaacataatataagatatatataatatatatatatatatatagtatgataAATATAAcaagtaaaatgaagaaatatacagatatataatcaAGAtagatcacatatatatataatatatatagacacaAGAACAAGTATATcaagtatataagtatacaaGATATAAATATACTAAAGCACAATATATATATCagatagtatataatatatatatagtaaataagagatatatatatataatacaatatatatatataagatcataaagtatatatatatatcaataatataagtatatatataatatatatatatgaaagataataatagagataaaaaagagatgaGATGAGAGATATAAGATAGATAAGATATATAGACAGAAGTAGAAtatataaaaggagagagagagagagtgaggctcAATTGGGGTTAATGAGTTGCCCAGATCCTCACAGCCAGTCATTAGATCTAGTTTGgcattttaactcaggtcctcctgaatccagagccagtgctctatctacaatgccatctagctgcccctgccaGAATCCAGTATGAAATCTTGTTTGGCTTTAAAGCCCTTCCATACTtggtcccttcctccctttccagtcttgtACTTTACTCCTCTCCACATGCGCTATGATCTACCGACACTGTCCTTATTGCTGTTCCTAAACACTTCATATCTCAACTCTTTGGCTTTTTACTGATTGTCTgccatgtctggaatgttctctctccttattAATTTCCCaggtttccttcaaagctcagctcaaatctcaATTTCTGCAAGAAACCTTCTTGGTCCCCTCCCTGTTCCCTCCAGCGCTAGATCCTTTCCTCTCAGATTACCTCCCATTTATACTGTATGTATCTTATTTATATAGGTCTGTCTTCtaccattagaatatgagcttgaGGACCAAGATTgtgtttttgtactttttttggggggggagtactttagagcttagcatagtgtttggtaTATGTTGTTGTCTAGTCGTGTCTGACTCTGCATGACCCcatcttgggttttcttggcaaagatactggagtggtttgccatttctttctgcagcacattttacagatgaggaaaactgaggcaagcagggttaagtgattcacccagggcacacaactagtatgtgcctgaggccagatttgaacttaggaagaagggtcttcctgactctttccACTGTAGCATCTAACTGCCTGCCCGATATAAAGTAAGTACTTAAGAAGTGCATGTTGATTGATAGATTATTTGTTCCTCTTGAGCAGTGATTTCGATAAGACTGACAATTCTTTCCttaagaacaaaagaaggaagcaaaatttccaaaagaaacaaGACCTTACATATATCTCCAATGAATCCAAGTGGAACAAGGGTGTTCCCTATCCCGATTTTCTCTCTGCACTAAAATAATATGATCGTAGTTTTggagctgggaggaaccttaaAAGGCATTTAGTCTAATTCCTCTTTTTACTGAGAAAAATGAGGCCCATAGCTGATTTTAGAATTTCTGTCGTCCCCACCATTCCACTTAAATTTAAGACACGCTGGATGGTGATTTCCAGGGGATAAGGCAAGGTCTCTGTTTCTGTACCCCACCCTACCCTGCCCTGAGCCTTACCCAAACATCCTACCTGAAAAAGCATAGAACAGAGCTGCTGGCTTCAGAAGGTAATCCCTCTTTTTCCTGAAGGACAGAAGGATGAAAATGGTCCCCATGATTGTGAAACCGATGCTGAAGATGGAGATGGCTGCTGCAGAGATGCTGTATTCTACCAAGATATCAATAAGGGCAGAGAAGAGTCAGCTTGTCCCTTTTCAGACTATCAAAAGTTTTGTTCCATCTAGTCTGTGCCACCAAAACAAGTTGGTAAAATCTGTCTGCTCCCAGAGGATGAGGGGACCTCTCTTGGATTAGTATGACTGAGTGGGATATGGCTCCTAAACAAGAAGATGGAGAAGTTGGTTGATTCCCTGAATTAGAAGCCACAGATTCTCTTAGAAAAGAGCTAATATCTGGCACATTAATGAGCACCCAAAGTAAGATACTGGTCTAGAGTATCTTTAGCTTTAAGGTAACTACATGTTATTTTTGTTCGTTTTTGAGACTGGATCTTCTTCATAACTTATCGAGGCTAAAAAAGCAATGATCGCTCACGGATTTCATTCCACTGCTGATCAAAATGAAAGCTTTGACCTACTTCATTTCAAACTTGGATCCGTTGTCCTTTCCTGCTGCAGACAAGAGGCCTCCTGTGGCTTATGGTATTGGTGCCAGACATAGTGGAGACACCCCTAAGCTTTATCCctactgcagctcagaactctcCATCACCTCAACCTCCCTCGTATGGGTTACACATGTTCTGTCACACTCAGCATCTGCTTTGTAATTGTTGTCCAGTcgtgcccaactcttcatgagcccatttcttggcaaagacactggaatggtttgacattttcttttccatctatcctgtatttgtatttttacagataaggaaactgaggtaaacaagattaagtggtttgctcagggtcacacaggtagtttctcagttcagatttgaactcaggaagaggagtctttttgactccaggcttggcactctatccactagtCACTTATTTGCCCACACTCATtcttaaagaatattattattgtaaactACTGCTTCAGGGAACTGAAtacaggagagagacagaaacagagacagacagagagatggagacagtgacacagagagagacagagacacacggagagacagagagagagaggcagagagagagagagagagagagagacagaaacagagacagacagagaagagacagagacagacacagacagagatagagacagtgacacagagagacaaagaaacagagagagagagacagacacacacacacacacacacacagaaacagagacagacagagaagagacagagacagacacagacagagatagagacagtgacacagagagacaaagaaacagagagagagagacagacacacacacacacacacagaaacagagacagacagagaagagacagagagacagacacacacatagagaaagagagagacagagagacacagagagatagtgacacagagagacagacagagacagagagacatgcacacacccagagaaagagagacagatagagagacagagacagagagaaaaagagacagacagagagagagacagagacacagagagatagtgacagagagagagagacagagacagagatatttaGGAAGCCTGacttattttaattattccttACACAAAGTTGTATACACAtcttccagactttttttttgggggggggggcagattacacacacacacatgtatgtatatatatatgtgtgtgtatgtaaacatacatatatatatatacacacacgtgtgtgtatgaGTTCCTTTTATCAGGCTTAGAATTCAAAAAAATACTCTTTTATCCACAACTCTTTAGGACCTTTTGTCTTTAAGGGACACCTGACAGGGCTTCAACAACAGAGAATGAAAGGAGAAGACACTTTGACTGCTCTGACATAAACTATCAGCTGGAAAGTCAGCCCTTTC
This window contains:
- the CACNG1 gene encoding voltage-dependent calcium channel gamma-1 subunit, with protein sequence MTEVKALKVRLTLCFILVGVCLLMAAVVTDYWAVLSPRVEQYNATCEIAHFGLWRLCTKRIYMSNTNDKSCGPINLPGEQNCSYFRHFNPGESSEIFEVTTQKEYSISAAAISIFSIGFTIMGTIFILLSFRKKRDYLLKPAALFYAFSGLCIIVSVEVMRQSVKRMIDSEETVWIEYYYSWSFACACTSFILLFICGIALLLISLPRMPQNPWESCMDAEPEH